A portion of the Pithys albifrons albifrons isolate INPA30051 chromosome 1, PitAlb_v1, whole genome shotgun sequence genome contains these proteins:
- the ST6GAL2 gene encoding beta-galactoside alpha-2,6-sialyltransferase 2: MKPNLKQWKQLMLFGIFAWGLLFLVIFIYFTDSNTAEPVPSSFSFIETKRLLPLQGKQRVIMGAIHDPSFSETIDGNEVLLNEDLLGTFKSGTGNSKKWTVLEDAFRNEDEFFPSQLGRKSKSDFYQVNDDYLFAAGQPRSHSHLQEIEKFISADINNAKVSILQNNWSHQRRMRRRGTKHRRSQMLDESDDWDGLYSTMSKSFLYKLWKGDVSSKMLNPRLQKAMKDYLSTNKHGVRFKGKRNSKLTGDQLFCELKERVNVKTIDGKEAPFSTLGWEKHVPQIPLGKLYTHGFGSCAVVMSAGAILNSSLGDEIDSHDAVLRFNSAPTRGYEKDVGNKTTMRIINSQILTNPNHHFVDSSLYKDVVLVAWDPAPYSANLNVWYKKPDYNLFTPYVQHRRKNPTQPFYILHPKFIWQLWDIIQENTKEKIQPNPPSSGFIGILIMMSMCNEVHVYEYIPSVRQTDLCHYHELYYDAACTLGAYHPLLYEKLLVQRMNKGLQDDLYRKGKVILPGFKAVKCPKRNNFPHL, encoded by the exons ATGAAACCTAATTTGAAACAATGGAAACAACTCATGCTGTTTGGTATCTTTGCATGGGGTCTACTTTTCCTGGTGATATTCATCTATTTTACAGATAGCAATACTGCTGAACCAGTTCcaagttccttttcttttattgaAACTAAGAGACTTCTGCCCCTTCAGGGCAAGCAGAGAGTCATCATGGGAGCCATTCATGATCCATCGTTCTCTGAAACCATTGATGGGAATGAAGTACTTCTAAATGAAGATCTCTTAGGTACATTTAAATCAGGGACTGGAAATTCCAAGAAATGGACTGTATTGGAAGATGCCTTTCGAAATGAAGATGAGTTTTTTCCATCCCAGTTaggaagaaaatcaaaaagTGATTTCTACCAAGTGAATGATGATTATTTATTTGCTGCTGGTCAGCCTCGGTCACACAGCCACCTTCAAGAGATAGAAAAATTCATCTCGGCCGATATCAATAACGCAAAAGTAAGTATTTTGCAGAACAACTGGAGCCATCAGAGAAGAATGAGGAGAAGAGGCACAAAGCATAGGAGAAGCCAGATGCTTGATGAATCTGATGACTGGGATGGGCTGTATTCCACAATGTCAAAATCCTTTCTTTACAAGCTTTGGAAAGGGGATGTCTCTTCCAAGATGCTAAACCCTCGACTGCAGAAGGCGATGAAAGATTATTTGAGTACCAATAAGCATGGGGTGCGGTTCAAGGGGAAACGAAACTCCAAGTTGACAGGAGACCAGCTATTCTGTGAGCTAAAAGAAAGAGTGAATGTGAAAACAATAGATGGCAAGGAGGCTCCCTTCTCCACTCTTGGATGGGAAAAGCACGTTCCCCAAATTCCACTGGGCAAATTATATACACATGGCTTTGGGAGCTGTGCAGTAGTTATGTCTGCTGGTGCAATACTGAACTCCTCTCTAGGGGATGAAATAG ATTCTCATGATGCTGTTTTAAGATTTAATTCTGCTCCAACGCGTGGCTATGAAAAAGATGTTGGAAATAAAACAACCATGCGGATCATTAACTCTCAG ATTCTCACCAATCCAAACCATCACTTTGTCGACAGTTCCTTGTATAAAGATGTTGTCTTAGTTGCCTGGGATCCTGCTCCCTACTCCGCAAATCTGAATGTG tgGTATAAGAAGCCAGACTACAATCTGTTCACTCCCTATGTACAGCATCGCAGGAAGAATCCAACCCAGCCGTTTTACATCCTCCATCCAAAGTTTATATGGCAGCTCTGGGACATCATTCAGGAGAACACTAAGGAGAAGATACAGCCCAACCCTCCTTCTTCAGGGTTTATTG GTATCCTCATCATGATGTCTATGTGTAACGAAGTGCATGTGTACGAATACATCCCTTCAGTCCGACAGACCGATCTATGTCACTACCATGAACTCTACTACGATGCAGCTTGTACCTTGGGGGCCTACCATCCACTGCTGTATGAGAAGCTCTTGGTGCAGAGGATGAACAAAGGTTTGCAGGATGATCTGTATCGGAAGGGGAAGGTCATTTTGCCAGGGTTCAAAGCTGTCAAGTGCcccaaaagaaataatttcccacacTTGTAG